In a genomic window of Leptospira brenneri:
- the eboE gene encoding metabolite traffic protein EboE, which translates to MKTKYGHLTYCSNIHSGETWSDHFSQLKEHLPKIRKNLSPDSEMGLGLRLANAASIELMEPKTMEEFQSWLKEEGLYVFLINGFPYGDFHETKVKENVYKPDWATRERIDYTIRLFLILSKLLPVGMEGGVSTPPLSYQYFDSNKSTREDRVRLATENILEVLIWLIQIEKETGKTLHLDIEPEPDGILGNLGLWVHWFIDLFLPLAIPKIQNECGLSKEIAELTIRKHIRVCLDVCHSAVSFEENKTVLNLLQKNSIQVGRIQISSALKANFGEHPEKILDLLAGFDEPIYLHQVIAKKNESMMHSFPDLPEALASEVEFGEEWRIHFHVPVFLESYGLLSSTRKELIELLNLQKEFLITNALEVETYTWGVLPKELQMPVADSIVRELKWVLSILEPDHNTIG; encoded by the coding sequence GTGAAAACAAAATACGGTCACTTAACATATTGTTCCAATATTCATTCTGGTGAAACTTGGTCGGATCATTTTTCTCAACTGAAAGAACATTTACCGAAAATTCGTAAAAACCTATCACCTGATTCTGAGATGGGACTCGGACTTCGTTTGGCGAATGCCGCCTCAATCGAACTTATGGAACCAAAAACAATGGAAGAGTTTCAGAGTTGGTTAAAAGAAGAAGGGTTGTATGTGTTTCTCATTAATGGATTTCCTTATGGAGATTTTCATGAAACAAAAGTGAAAGAAAATGTATACAAACCTGATTGGGCTACTAGAGAAAGAATCGATTATACAATTCGTTTGTTTTTAATTCTTTCAAAATTACTTCCGGTTGGAATGGAAGGTGGGGTATCGACTCCACCTCTATCTTATCAGTATTTTGATTCAAATAAATCTACACGAGAAGATAGGGTGAGATTAGCTACAGAGAATATCTTAGAAGTTTTAATCTGGCTCATCCAAATAGAAAAAGAAACGGGGAAAACTTTACATTTAGATATAGAACCAGAGCCTGACGGGATTTTAGGAAATCTTGGACTTTGGGTTCACTGGTTTATAGATTTATTTTTGCCGCTGGCAATTCCTAAAATTCAAAATGAGTGTGGACTTTCTAAGGAAATAGCAGAACTAACAATTCGGAAACATATCAGGGTCTGCTTAGATGTTTGTCATTCTGCCGTAAGTTTTGAAGAAAACAAAACAGTTCTTAATCTTTTACAAAAAAATTCCATTCAAGTTGGTAGAATTCAAATTAGTTCCGCGCTCAAAGCAAACTTTGGAGAACACCCAGAAAAGATTTTAGATCTGTTAGCTGGTTTTGATGAACCAATTTATCTCCATCAAGTAATCGCAAAAAAAAATGAATCTATGATGCATTCATTTCCTGATTTACCAGAAGCCTTAGCAAGTGAAGTTGAATTCGGGGAAGAATGGCGAATCCATTTCCATGTTCCCGTATTTTTAGAATCTTATGGACTTCTTTCTTCCACAAGAAAAGAGTTAATTGAACTTTTAAATTTGCAAAAAGAATTCCTGATTACAAATGCTTTGGAAGTGGAAACTTATACTTGGGGAGTATTGCCAAAGGAACTACAAATGCCAGTGGCAGATTCCATCGTTCGTGAATTAAAATGGGTTTTATCAATCTTAGAACCAGATCATAATACAATAGGATAA
- a CDS encoding alkaline phosphatase family protein, which translates to MKKVKTISFQKTVVIDVVGLSNNLIGEFTPFLKDYLKKKHTLFVKPMLPALTTSSQSTYLTGKWPKEHGIVGNGWYDRDDAEVKFWKQSNHLVKAEKIWERAKKIDPNFTCSKMFWWYNMYSSADYSVTPRPQYHADGVKAPDCYSHPPELREELQSELGQFPLFNFWGPNANIKSTQWIADATISVDKKYNPTLTLVYLPHLDYCLQKYGPDFSHIQKDLLEIDSVLKQLISYYEKKDTKIILLSEYGITPVSRPIHINRILREEGLLAVRSERWYELLDPGASLAFAVSDHQLAHIYCKDSKIINQVTNLLQNVDGISLILDKKAQQKYNIDHERSGDLVLVADPDSWFTYYHWFNDQKAPDYARLVDIHRKPGYDPCEMFMDPKKPGIKVRAGLKLLRKKLGFRYLMDVIPLDARLVKGSHGAIHGQKDFYPIFVSELPSPKKEISADKVYDLIWEQMSSGI; encoded by the coding sequence ATGAAAAAGGTAAAAACAATATCCTTCCAGAAAACAGTTGTCATTGATGTTGTGGGACTGAGTAACAATTTGATTGGAGAGTTCACTCCTTTTCTGAAAGACTATCTGAAAAAAAAACATACTTTATTCGTGAAACCTATGTTACCCGCTCTTACGACCAGTTCTCAATCTACTTACCTTACGGGGAAGTGGCCGAAAGAACATGGAATTGTGGGAAACGGTTGGTATGATAGAGATGATGCTGAAGTTAAATTTTGGAAACAATCCAACCATCTGGTCAAAGCAGAAAAAATATGGGAACGAGCTAAAAAAATAGATCCTAACTTTACTTGTTCTAAGATGTTCTGGTGGTACAATATGTACTCTAGTGCCGACTATTCGGTCACACCAAGACCGCAATACCATGCAGATGGTGTCAAAGCCCCCGATTGTTATTCGCACCCACCTGAATTAAGAGAAGAATTACAATCAGAGCTAGGTCAGTTCCCATTATTCAATTTTTGGGGACCAAATGCCAATATTAAATCGACGCAGTGGATTGCCGATGCAACGATTTCTGTAGATAAAAAATACAATCCAACACTTACTTTAGTGTATCTTCCTCATTTGGATTATTGCCTTCAAAAGTATGGACCTGATTTTTCCCATATCCAAAAAGACCTTTTGGAAATCGATTCTGTTCTCAAACAATTAATCTCTTATTATGAGAAAAAAGATACAAAGATCATTTTATTGTCAGAGTATGGAATCACTCCAGTGTCTCGCCCCATCCATATCAATCGGATTCTAAGGGAAGAAGGGCTTCTTGCGGTTCGGAGTGAAAGATGGTATGAACTTTTGGATCCTGGTGCATCTCTTGCCTTTGCGGTTTCAGACCATCAGTTGGCACATATTTATTGTAAAGATTCTAAGATTATAAACCAGGTGACGAATTTGTTACAGAACGTTGACGGAATTTCACTGATTTTAGATAAAAAAGCACAACAAAAATACAATATCGATCATGAACGTTCTGGTGACTTAGTTTTAGTTGCCGATCCAGACTCTTGGTTTACTTACTATCATTGGTTTAACGATCAAAAAGCACCAGATTATGCACGTTTGGTGGACATACACAGAAAACCAGGTTACGATCCATGTGAAATGTTTATGGATCCTAAAAAACCAGGAATTAAGGTTCGGGCGGGTCTTAAATTACTCCGGAAAAAACTTGGATTTCGTTACCTTATGGATGTCATCCCTTTGGATGCCCGTTTGGTGAAGGGTTCTCACGGTGCCATTCACGGACAAAAGGATTTTTATCCTATTTTTGTTTCTGAATTACCTTCCCCCAAGAAAGAAATTTCTGCTGATAAAGTGTACGATTTGATTTGGGAGCAAATGAGTTCTGGGATTTAA
- a CDS encoding Crp/Fnr family transcriptional regulator codes for MSAEEIKVVNYSKGAAIVVQNSINTGNFFIVRSGRVSVDSEHIVVDHELSFYEAGDSFGLVSALTEHRFLVTLFADTDVELVQIPIRLLGSYLKERKELAMKILGLYSRELRTLQKHLSKANKPADREYHPEKLVQNARTYLSWQKPNLAAYSLNSFLNWSKENHSTDNVTEANDLLRSFGSNYKPFVWDSMQASLDAGEILFVESEKNNEIYVVLEGNVKLFGIVRGYEYVIDVLGPGEIFGEMSLIDNAPRMASAITETKSKILRVTAENLFESVGPSLLQKIFESIARRIWFSHQRLVILRLKTPVIRLYAYLYNSIRDQDIRLGRNLDESLANAHTIYIQMEELCNMCGIIKVKSESIHEFLSDTNLVIEPNRITIKSRKRLEEKLGQYKSKEGQIVA; via the coding sequence GTGTCTGCAGAAGAAATCAAAGTTGTTAATTATTCCAAGGGTGCTGCCATTGTTGTGCAGAATTCCATCAATACGGGAAATTTTTTTATTGTTCGGTCGGGTCGGGTTTCCGTAGATTCCGAACATATTGTTGTCGATCACGAACTTTCGTTTTATGAAGCGGGGGATAGTTTTGGGCTAGTTTCGGCTCTCACCGAACATCGATTTTTAGTAACATTATTTGCAGACACAGATGTAGAACTTGTTCAAATTCCCATTCGACTTTTAGGATCATACCTCAAAGAAAGAAAAGAACTGGCGATGAAGATCTTAGGTCTTTATTCCAGGGAACTTCGAACCTTACAAAAACATCTTTCCAAGGCGAACAAACCAGCGGACCGAGAATACCATCCAGAAAAGTTGGTTCAGAATGCTCGAACTTATTTATCTTGGCAGAAGCCAAATTTAGCTGCTTATTCTTTGAACAGTTTCCTTAACTGGTCAAAAGAAAATCATTCCACCGACAACGTAACAGAAGCGAATGATTTACTTCGATCATTTGGTTCGAATTACAAACCTTTTGTTTGGGATAGTATGCAGGCGAGTTTAGATGCAGGCGAAATCCTTTTTGTAGAAAGTGAAAAGAATAACGAAATCTACGTAGTGTTAGAGGGAAATGTCAAACTATTTGGAATTGTGCGCGGTTATGAATACGTCATCGATGTGCTTGGGCCCGGTGAAATATTTGGAGAGATGTCTCTGATTGATAATGCACCGCGAATGGCCTCAGCCATCACTGAAACTAAAAGTAAAATCCTTCGTGTAACAGCAGAAAATTTATTTGAATCAGTTGGTCCTTCCTTATTACAAAAGATTTTCGAAAGTATCGCCAGACGAATTTGGTTTTCTCACCAACGTCTCGTAATCCTTCGGCTGAAAACTCCTGTGATTCGACTTTATGCCTATTTATATAATTCTATTCGTGACCAGGACATCCGACTGGGTCGAAATTTGGATGAAAGCCTCGCCAATGCCCATACCATCTATATCCAGATGGAGGAACTTTGTAATATGTGCGGAATCATTAAGGTAAAGTCTGAAAGTATCCACGAATTCTTAAGCGATACCAATTTGGTCATTGAACCAAACCGCATTACTATCAAAAGTCGAAAGCGCCTAGAAGAAAAATTAGGGCAATATAAATCCAAAGAAGGGCAAATTGTCGCTTAA